Proteins encoded together in one uncultured Sphaerochaeta sp. window:
- a CDS encoding DUF4954 family protein, which yields MNDKVMVLPEVRFGYGFIPPEFLPEGKDEYYLRNIQNKKDPGSYRHLKEEEIALLEENLNTSPCWDDVLVSDPFDPSLIKNSEFYGLVRIGSMARQIVSFHDFSVPVGITNSRIVSCDIGDSCAILDCSYLSHYILDHHVIIYRIGEMQTTNHAKFGSGILKDGEDPEVLTTMDIMNEAGGRTVRPFDGMLPSDAYLWGTYRDDDALMKIFEALTDKTCDARRGYYGFVGQQSVIKSCDTVKDVWVGEGAYIKGANKLKNLRLRSTLAEPIQIGEGVELVNGIIGAGSRVFYGCKAIRFIMGDNCNLKYGARLIHSFLGDNSTVSCCELLSNLIFGGHEQHHNNSFLIASLIKGQSNMAAGANIGSNHNSRGNDGEMVAGRGFWPALSSTLKYDCKFASYVLIAKGNYPHELNIPLPFSLLGSDAKEGRRVVMPAYWWMYNLYALERNSYKYRKRDKRKFIRQQIETDYLAPDTVNEIFTACDLLCEWVGINYNRTRPTSQERSDLITQGRNLITTKPSEVQSMQMYVWELENSNEPVEILKTVEAYQAYQQMLRYYAVKTLSEYCTTHEVTISEFQQAHDAVLEPWINIGGQLVPEYRFEALRDGLKEGSITSWDEVHDAYGYWFTLYEEDRAVHALATLHSVMGCHAVNEGQWEQVVDEVATIRLEIENQVFKTKEKDFNNRFRFSTYRTVEERDAVLGSLDDNPFIQESKQITEQVLSQIRQVRFS from the coding sequence ATGAATGACAAAGTGATGGTATTGCCAGAAGTGCGGTTCGGATACGGGTTCATTCCCCCGGAATTTCTTCCGGAGGGAAAGGATGAGTATTATCTGAGGAACATCCAGAACAAGAAAGATCCGGGAAGCTATCGGCATCTGAAGGAAGAGGAAATAGCCCTGCTCGAGGAGAACCTGAATACTTCCCCCTGTTGGGATGATGTGCTGGTGAGTGATCCCTTCGATCCTTCCTTAATTAAGAACAGCGAATTCTATGGGTTGGTACGTATCGGAAGCATGGCGCGTCAGATAGTCAGTTTTCATGACTTCTCTGTGCCTGTAGGGATAACCAACAGCAGAATTGTCAGCTGTGATATCGGGGACAGCTGTGCCATTCTCGATTGCAGCTATCTCAGTCACTACATTCTAGATCATCATGTCATCATCTACCGTATCGGTGAGATGCAGACCACCAACCATGCAAAGTTCGGCAGTGGTATTCTCAAGGACGGCGAAGACCCAGAGGTATTGACCACCATGGATATCATGAATGAAGCAGGAGGAAGAACGGTTAGACCCTTTGATGGAATGCTTCCCTCCGATGCCTACCTCTGGGGTACCTATCGCGATGATGATGCGTTGATGAAGATCTTTGAGGCGTTGACTGACAAGACCTGCGACGCACGTCGTGGGTACTACGGATTTGTCGGCCAGCAATCTGTTATCAAATCATGCGATACCGTAAAGGATGTCTGGGTCGGGGAAGGGGCATATATCAAGGGTGCCAACAAACTCAAGAATCTCCGTCTCCGCTCAACCTTGGCTGAACCGATACAGATTGGTGAAGGTGTTGAGCTGGTAAACGGCATCATTGGTGCAGGAAGCAGGGTGTTCTATGGATGCAAGGCAATCCGCTTCATCATGGGGGACAACTGTAATCTCAAGTATGGTGCCCGTCTTATCCACTCCTTCCTTGGGGATAATTCAACGGTCAGTTGTTGTGAGCTACTGAGCAACCTTATCTTTGGGGGACACGAACAACACCACAACAACTCCTTCCTGATCGCCAGCCTGATCAAGGGACAGTCGAATATGGCTGCCGGTGCGAATATCGGCTCCAATCATAACAGTCGTGGAAATGACGGGGAGATGGTTGCCGGCAGGGGGTTCTGGCCAGCTCTGAGCAGCACGCTCAAGTATGACTGCAAGTTCGCAAGCTATGTTCTGATCGCCAAGGGAAACTATCCTCACGAGTTGAACATTCCCCTTCCATTCAGTCTGCTGGGATCAGACGCAAAGGAGGGGAGAAGGGTGGTAATGCCCGCCTATTGGTGGATGTATAATCTCTATGCCCTGGAGCGCAACAGCTACAAATACCGTAAGCGTGACAAGCGAAAGTTCATCCGTCAGCAGATAGAAACAGACTACCTTGCTCCTGATACAGTGAATGAGATTTTTACGGCCTGCGACCTGCTCTGTGAGTGGGTAGGGATCAATTACAACAGGACCCGGCCCACCTCCCAGGAGCGAAGTGACCTGATCACCCAAGGCCGTAATTTGATCACCACGAAGCCATCCGAGGTGCAGTCAATGCAAATGTACGTCTGGGAGTTGGAGAATAGCAACGAACCGGTTGAGATACTCAAGACGGTGGAGGCATACCAAGCGTATCAACAGATGCTTCGTTACTATGCTGTGAAGACACTCAGCGAGTATTGCACCACCCATGAAGTTACCATCAGTGAGTTTCAGCAGGCCCATGATGCAGTGCTTGAGCCTTGGATCAATATTGGGGGGCAACTTGTTCCTGAGTATCGTTTTGAGGCTCTCAGAGATGGCTTGAAGGAAGGCTCCATCACCTCTTGGGACGAAGTGCATGATGCCTATGGTTATTGGTTTACTCTCTATGAGGAGGATCGTGCAGTGCATGCCCTTGCAACACTGCATAGTGTCATGGGTTGCCATGCAGTCAATGAAGGGCAGTGGGAGCAGGTGGTTGATGAGGTAGCCACCATTCGCCTTGAAATCGAAAACCAGGTCTTCAAGACCAAGGAGAAGGATTTCAACAACCGGTTCCGCTTCAGTACCTATCGTACAGTGGAGGAGCGGGACGCGGTACTTGGCAGCCTTGATGACAATCCATTCATTCAGGAGTCAAAGCAGATCACAGAGCAGGTACTTTCCCAGATTCGGCAGGTTCGTTTCTCCTGA
- a CDS encoding sugar ABC transporter substrate-binding protein, whose translation MKKIALLVLLIVLIPAALFSAGTKEAVQSEAKTVVFSTGMPDQAWKNTLEHVIAEANKNLDGIVIVPEYYPSEEDMWKMLPAQIVSGSAPDIIGLNNEGVLELIVNGTLAPLDKLIEENGFALDSLDQSNVNGWRYEGNLYSLPLTTTISGLAVNMTMLREAGIEKAPSTMDELIIAAKAVTDRSKGTYGVCINLHEYHITQYVHAMDGGWDFAKNLNTPANRKGLQFVADLFNQHKVAATPAQLGLKGDTDAFASGKVAMTTAGPWYIPALRDMEVDFDWEIVPIPSGNIQKSTVYGWGLCMLDSTEEKETTMQAISAMLSEEAYEYLVEVRGDIPAMTKYIPRYEELYPEMKIVLETADTGSGFDYPAAANRFKSDLVTGMESIIFNQGNLTVDKLLEKMAADGYKK comes from the coding sequence ATGAAAAAGATTGCATTGTTGGTTCTTCTGATAGTACTTATCCCTGCTGCATTATTTTCTGCAGGCACAAAGGAAGCAGTACAATCAGAGGCAAAGACTGTGGTTTTCTCAACTGGTATGCCTGATCAGGCATGGAAAAACACGCTTGAGCATGTGATTGCAGAAGCAAATAAGAATTTAGATGGAATTGTTATTGTGCCTGAATACTATCCTTCCGAAGAGGATATGTGGAAGATGCTCCCTGCACAAATAGTCTCGGGTTCCGCACCAGATATCATCGGTCTGAATAATGAAGGAGTGCTGGAACTTATTGTAAACGGAACACTTGCACCTTTGGACAAATTGATTGAAGAAAATGGTTTCGCTCTTGATTCACTTGACCAGAGTAATGTAAATGGTTGGCGCTATGAGGGAAATCTTTATTCTCTTCCCTTAACTACAACAATCAGCGGACTGGCTGTTAACATGACAATGTTACGAGAAGCAGGAATAGAAAAAGCACCATCGACGATGGATGAACTGATCATTGCTGCAAAAGCCGTTACTGATAGGAGCAAAGGTACCTATGGGGTCTGTATCAACTTACATGAGTACCACATTACGCAATATGTACATGCAATGGATGGTGGATGGGATTTTGCGAAAAACTTAAATACACCTGCCAACCGTAAAGGACTTCAATTTGTTGCTGATCTCTTTAACCAGCACAAAGTTGCAGCCACACCTGCCCAGTTAGGACTCAAAGGTGATACAGATGCTTTTGCTTCTGGAAAGGTGGCTATGACCACTGCAGGACCTTGGTATATCCCTGCATTAAGAGATATGGAGGTCGATTTTGATTGGGAAATCGTCCCAATACCTTCTGGAAATATTCAGAAATCTACGGTCTATGGATGGGGTCTTTGCATGCTTGACTCAACCGAAGAAAAAGAAACTACCATGCAGGCAATCAGTGCGATGCTATCTGAAGAAGCATATGAATATCTCGTTGAAGTACGAGGTGACATTCCTGCAATGACAAAATACATTCCTCGGTATGAAGAACTCTATCCTGAAATGAAAATAGTTTTGGAGACTGCCGATACTGGTTCTGGATTTGATTACCCTGCTGCTGCAAATAGGTTTAAATCTGATTTAGTCACAGGCATGGAATCCATTATCTTCAATCAAGGGAATCTTACTGTTGACAAACTGCTAGAGAAAATGGCGGCTGATGGATACAAGAAATAA
- a CDS encoding ROK family protein → MGPYQPMYLKSKNRKLVFDLFKQYRELSRAQIAKLTEMSFPTAMKVVDFLIQKNVILELGEFNTEMSGPGRRSKLLQFNPDAYHAIGVEVEGSRVIIGLINLQGEILSHETVHIITHDNLDYFSEVIRVVKVQIKQSKAPVLGVGIGFPGNINPETNEIVSYNPLRITKPTSLTELLPKIHETLELPIFIDNDVNLACAGEHLVTDKSTQSSLVYLSLGTGFGSGIITKGKLWRGERFSAGEIGNLLMTPIDNSKQGIPGISSLEKSINLQALKNRFGIDFEKNEYIDSSQKEKVVSYLAPYLSTVIFNLLTVLDIRHYSISGIIPQKLNPLLNMKISEILSTIPEEIGTVTISVPQSKFPVLSGAASMVFDQLIFEEFSM, encoded by the coding sequence ATGGGTCCTTATCAACCAATGTATCTTAAGTCAAAAAATAGAAAATTAGTATTCGACTTATTCAAACAGTATAGAGAACTCTCAAGAGCCCAAATAGCTAAGCTCACAGAAATGAGTTTCCCAACTGCCATGAAAGTGGTTGATTTTCTTATTCAAAAGAACGTAATTCTTGAGCTTGGAGAATTCAATACTGAAATGAGTGGACCAGGAAGGAGAAGCAAGCTTCTGCAATTTAATCCCGATGCTTACCATGCAATAGGAGTAGAAGTTGAAGGAAGTCGGGTAATTATCGGACTTATAAATTTGCAGGGTGAAATACTAAGCCATGAGACTGTCCATATTATTACACATGATAATCTTGATTATTTCTCTGAGGTCATAAGGGTTGTAAAAGTACAAATAAAACAGTCGAAGGCGCCAGTATTAGGTGTAGGAATTGGATTCCCAGGAAATATCAATCCTGAGACGAATGAAATCGTTAGCTACAATCCTTTACGCATTACAAAGCCAACTAGTCTTACAGAATTGTTACCTAAAATCCATGAAACTCTTGAGCTTCCAATTTTTATTGATAATGATGTTAACCTTGCTTGTGCGGGAGAACATTTGGTAACTGACAAGAGCACCCAAAGTAGCCTTGTCTATCTATCACTAGGTACCGGTTTTGGATCTGGTATAATCACAAAAGGGAAGCTATGGAGAGGAGAGCGGTTTTCAGCAGGGGAAATAGGAAATCTTCTCATGACCCCGATTGATAATTCCAAACAAGGAATTCCAGGTATTTCTAGCTTAGAGAAAAGTATCAATCTTCAAGCACTGAAGAATAGATTTGGAATAGATTTTGAAAAAAATGAGTATATAGATTCCTCACAAAAAGAAAAAGTAGTATCATACCTTGCTCCGTACCTAAGTACAGTAATTTTTAATCTTTTAACAGTATTGGATATTCGCCATTATAGTATCTCAGGTATTATCCCTCAAAAACTCAACCCTTTACTAAATATGAAAATATCAGAGATATTGTCGACAATACCAGAAGAAATAGGAACAGTAACCATATCAGTTCCTCAGAGCAAATTTCCGGTTCTCTCAGGAGCAGCATCAATGGTGTTTGATCAACTTATCTTTGAGGAATTTTCAATGTAA
- a CDS encoding sugar ABC transporter permease, which yields MAIWFYFPAIKSLLFSFQEVNFFDLNNPQNIGLRNFHELLADTNFHQAVRNTLFITFVSVPCLLVGGFLIAYYIENTNKGKGLLRTLFFIPAITSAVALTMALMYLFVMDGLLPRLFHTVFNIPNVTWAADPRTALRFVALLVIWKNLGLFIILYINAINTIPNEIFEAAALDGAQGFKKIRLIVIPLVRNTTILSFILSVMWCMQTFDEPFTLARSGSVIGSPAGTTSTLITFFYSQNFRFFRPGYASSAAFVLFIILLVFSISQNILEKKFGGDQ from the coding sequence ATGGCTATCTGGTTCTATTTTCCAGCAATAAAATCATTGTTGTTCAGTTTTCAAGAAGTAAACTTCTTTGACCTAAACAACCCCCAAAATATTGGTTTAAGAAATTTTCATGAATTGCTTGCAGACACCAATTTTCATCAAGCAGTCAGAAACACGTTATTCATCACATTTGTAAGTGTGCCATGTCTTCTTGTTGGGGGATTTTTGATTGCATACTATATTGAGAACACCAACAAAGGTAAGGGACTATTACGCACCTTGTTCTTTATTCCTGCAATTACTTCTGCTGTAGCCCTTACAATGGCCTTGATGTATCTGTTTGTAATGGATGGCCTATTGCCCCGTCTTTTTCATACAGTGTTCAATATACCAAATGTAACATGGGCTGCCGATCCGAGAACTGCGTTACGTTTTGTAGCACTACTTGTGATATGGAAGAATCTTGGACTATTTATCATTCTTTACATTAATGCCATTAATACAATTCCAAATGAAATTTTTGAAGCTGCTGCTTTGGATGGCGCGCAAGGTTTCAAGAAAATTCGTCTGATTGTAATTCCTCTTGTCCGAAATACTACAATTCTATCCTTCATACTAAGCGTGATGTGGTGCATGCAAACATTTGACGAGCCTTTTACCCTTGCACGCTCAGGAAGTGTAATAGGCTCTCCTGCTGGCACAACCAGCACACTCATAACTTTTTTTTACTCACAAAATTTCAGATTTTTCAGACCAGGCTATGCGAGTTCAGCAGCATTTGTACTGTTCATAATCCTTCTTGTTTTTTCTATATCTCAAAACATTTTAGAGAAAAAATTTGGAGGAGATCAATAA
- a CDS encoding LacI family DNA-binding transcriptional regulator, whose protein sequence is MSILLKDIAKATGFSINTVSRAMRSDPKISEQTTLLIKKTAQEMGYIPNTVAASMRSNSSKMVGIISADSANPFFSEVVRGIEEAATKAEYHILLASTEESVKKEADLIKMFLCRKVDGIISMPVFDNSPSHLELYRKLPVPFVFPGRRLEGLVNHSVLHSDRDGQRKVLEHLISKGHTKILYLAGPKKVSNTIDRLAGVAEAYANNGMEVNPEYILEASGHIEDGYSLTNQALNRGLGFTAVACFNDMLAMGVLKSLGENNLKVPDDIEVFGYDNLYMSQFMQPSLSTVDVPKYRLGYVAMETLLSHIQDPNLEYATTDFPTRLVYRETTR, encoded by the coding sequence ATGAGTATACTCTTGAAGGATATCGCGAAGGCAACAGGATTCTCCATTAACACAGTCTCCCGTGCAATGCGCTCCGATCCAAAGATCTCAGAGCAGACCACACTTCTGATCAAGAAGACGGCACAGGAGATGGGGTACATCCCCAACACTGTTGCTGCAAGCATGCGCTCAAACTCCTCTAAAATGGTCGGTATCATTTCTGCCGATTCAGCGAACCCTTTTTTCAGCGAGGTGGTACGAGGCATCGAGGAAGCGGCAACCAAGGCAGAGTACCACATCCTTTTGGCAAGCACTGAAGAGTCGGTCAAGAAAGAAGCGGACCTGATAAAGATGTTCCTCTGCCGCAAGGTTGACGGGATCATCAGCATGCCGGTTTTTGACAACAGCCCCTCCCACCTTGAGCTGTACAGAAAGTTGCCCGTCCCCTTCGTTTTCCCTGGAAGGCGTCTTGAAGGATTGGTCAACCACAGTGTCCTGCACAGTGATCGTGACGGCCAGAGGAAAGTACTTGAACACCTCATCTCAAAGGGACATACCAAGATTCTCTATCTGGCTGGACCGAAGAAGGTGAGCAATACCATCGACCGCCTTGCAGGTGTTGCTGAAGCGTATGCAAACAATGGAATGGAAGTAAACCCTGAGTACATTCTTGAAGCCTCTGGACATATTGAGGACGGTTACTCCTTGACCAACCAGGCCCTCAACAGAGGTTTGGGCTTCACTGCTGTTGCCTGTTTCAATGACATGCTCGCCATGGGTGTGCTCAAAAGTCTGGGAGAGAACAACCTTAAAGTACCAGATGATATAGAAGTATTTGGCTATGACAACCTATACATGTCCCAGTTCATGCAACCCAGTCTAAGCACCGTGGATGTTCCTAAATATCGACTCGGTTACGTGGCTATGGAGACGTTACTATCCCATATTCAGGATCCAAACCTTGAATATGCCACAACGGACTTCCCTACGAGGTTGGTATACAGAGAAACCACTCGTTAG
- a CDS encoding SIS domain-containing protein, translating to MYTKEFLLLDKQVETMQREITQKRLKQVLFVSCGGSLATILPGSQLLNQFSKQVTSSTFNANEFLAETPLTIDEHTLVILNSQSGGTEETVLSAEKAKSKGATVIGFSTNPESRLCKIADYPIYYYDNPQNPYPLGLSIFPIVYRTMFGLIDALENTTYSTDVISALATLETTVHLAYQPLKSSAKKFAQIMKDETMIYTLGAGIDSAIAYIISNCLIMESLWVNSSCLSAGEFFHGAVEAFDEHSAVFALLGLQTTRTIEERAIKFLQRKTTKLVVLDAKAFELNDIAPWLQPYYAPLILNFIAAKYCDELSFLKGHPISSRRYMGIEKY from the coding sequence ATGTATACAAAAGAATTTTTATTATTAGACAAACAAGTTGAGACCATGCAAAGAGAAATTACCCAAAAAAGGCTCAAGCAAGTCCTTTTCGTTTCATGTGGAGGATCGCTTGCAACTATTCTTCCAGGAAGTCAACTTTTGAATCAGTTTTCCAAGCAAGTAACGAGTAGCACATTCAACGCAAATGAATTCCTCGCCGAAACACCTCTTACAATTGATGAACATACGCTTGTTATACTCAATTCACAAAGCGGAGGTACAGAGGAAACGGTTCTTTCAGCTGAGAAAGCAAAATCGAAGGGAGCAACAGTTATTGGGTTCTCTACAAATCCGGAGTCAAGACTTTGCAAAATTGCCGATTATCCCATTTACTATTATGATAACCCCCAGAACCCTTATCCATTAGGATTATCAATATTTCCAATCGTATATAGAACCATGTTCGGTTTGATAGATGCATTGGAAAATACAACATACAGTACTGATGTTATATCTGCCTTAGCCACTTTAGAGACAACTGTACATCTAGCTTACCAGCCTCTGAAATCTTCTGCAAAAAAATTCGCTCAGATTATGAAAGATGAAACTATGATATATACGCTAGGAGCCGGTATTGATAGCGCAATAGCATACATAATATCCAATTGTTTGATTATGGAGTCATTATGGGTAAACTCATCTTGTTTATCAGCAGGAGAATTCTTTCATGGTGCAGTTGAAGCGTTCGATGAACACTCTGCTGTATTTGCCTTGCTTGGACTGCAAACTACACGAACGATTGAGGAACGCGCAATCAAGTTTTTGCAGAGAAAAACAACAAAACTGGTTGTCCTTGATGCAAAAGCATTCGAATTGAATGATATTGCCCCATGGCTGCAACCATACTATGCACCATTAATCTTAAACTTTATTGCTGCCAAATATTGTGATGAACTCTCTTTCTTAAAGGGTCATCCCATTTCATCAAGACGTTATATGGGAATAGAGAAGTATTAA
- a CDS encoding PadR family transcriptional regulator produces the protein MDSRELLANFVTELNRGTLTLCVLSQLTTPQYGYSLLQILAEKHIELEANTLYPMLRRLETQGVLESSWNTSENRPRKFYQLTGEGKNIFTALVNQWREQQSHIEALLGEESHA, from the coding sequence ATGGATAGTAGAGAGCTTCTAGCCAACTTTGTAACAGAACTCAACAGAGGTACCTTGACGCTCTGTGTTCTCAGCCAACTCACCACTCCTCAGTATGGGTACTCCCTATTGCAGATACTTGCAGAGAAGCACATAGAGTTGGAAGCCAATACGCTCTACCCCATGCTTAGGAGACTGGAAACTCAAGGTGTCCTGGAGAGTAGCTGGAATACCAGCGAAAACAGACCGAGAAAGTTCTACCAACTCACTGGGGAAGGGAAGAACATCTTCACAGCACTTGTAAACCAATGGAGAGAGCAACAATCGCACATTGAAGCGTTGCTCGGGGAGGAGAGCCATGCATGA
- a CDS encoding alpha/beta hydrolase encodes MADYDLSPKMKRMVALINKIAITDPEGLTPKRIEELNDISIPNNLVIRKLLGKSAKNITTKTFIIPVTDGMISGYLFEKQGSRGISDLTPLIIFYHGGGWVWGNMDLYNFLCAHLADITGAAVLSVDYRLAPKYKFPTAVEDCYDTLVWAAAGCRYWKTDPDRIFLIGDSAGGNLAAVVSRLARDRKGPAIAGQVLLYPVTDGRMRTNSYEKHKDAPSLTDKQMAFFINSYQREPKDILNPNFSPLLAKDHSRLPETLIIGAEYDPLHDDGMLYADALASADTPVKYLEVKKTIHGFINYPKATGTEETESAIIQFISGRPVAQVALISRKEWAKAQKKELKKIKKQSKHYIDARVQ; translated from the coding sequence ATGGCAGACTATGATTTGTCTCCGAAGATGAAACGTATGGTCGCCCTGATAAACAAGATCGCAATAACAGATCCTGAAGGGCTTACACCAAAACGCATCGAGGAGCTTAACGATATATCTATCCCTAATAATCTGGTGATCCGCAAACTTCTTGGTAAGAGCGCGAAGAACATCACCACCAAGACCTTCATCATCCCGGTTACCGATGGGATGATCAGTGGGTATCTTTTTGAGAAACAAGGCTCACGTGGCATCAGCGACCTTACCCCCTTGATCATCTTCTACCATGGTGGTGGCTGGGTGTGGGGGAACATGGATCTCTACAACTTCCTCTGTGCTCATCTAGCCGATATTACTGGGGCTGCAGTGCTCTCTGTCGATTATCGACTTGCGCCAAAGTACAAGTTCCCCACAGCGGTTGAGGATTGTTATGATACATTGGTTTGGGCAGCAGCAGGATGCCGATATTGGAAGACGGACCCAGATCGAATCTTCTTGATCGGAGACAGTGCAGGAGGAAACCTTGCTGCAGTGGTCAGTCGCCTTGCTCGTGACCGAAAGGGTCCTGCGATTGCCGGTCAGGTACTGCTCTATCCTGTAACTGACGGCCGAATGAGGACCAATAGTTACGAAAAGCATAAGGATGCTCCTTCGTTGACTGACAAACAGATGGCTTTCTTCATCAACAGCTACCAACGAGAACCAAAGGATATCCTCAATCCAAACTTCTCCCCACTGCTCGCAAAAGATCATAGCAGACTTCCCGAAACCCTGATCATTGGTGCTGAGTACGACCCTCTCCATGATGATGGGATGCTCTATGCCGATGCATTGGCTTCAGCAGACACCCCGGTAAAATACCTCGAGGTGAAGAAGACCATCCATGGCTTCATCAACTACCCGAAGGCTACAGGGACAGAGGAAACGGAGAGTGCCATCATCCAGTTCATCAGTGGTAGGCCCGTTGCCCAAGTAGCGTTGATCAGTCGAAAAGAGTGGGCAAAGGCACAGAAGAAAGAGCTGAAGAAAATCAAGAAACAGAGCAAGCATTATATCGATGCACGCGTGCAATAG
- a CDS encoding PfkB family carbohydrate kinase, with translation MKIIGVGDCVLDEYVHQKHLYPGGNSVNVPVLAKRAGSQSAAYIGILGTDQSSQQFRNYLISEQIDVSRIRIAEGPMARNFIKLDSSGDRSFVGNNGDNVVQKMLRLQLNEQDISLIRQYDVLHTSFHSEIDEIIPKSLGNISISLDFSDAYDQKALQKYCPGIDFVFLSAGKFNERYTDDCIETALESGAKMVILTQGVRGSTIITKKKKHIEPATSIKTVDTLGAGDAYIAGYLEAYYTSEGNIQVAARMASEFAARNCLHNGASGVFFPS, from the coding sequence ATGAAAATAATCGGTGTAGGCGACTGTGTATTAGATGAGTATGTTCATCAAAAACACTTGTATCCAGGGGGAAACAGCGTCAATGTCCCAGTATTGGCAAAGCGTGCTGGCTCTCAATCTGCAGCATATATTGGAATACTTGGAACTGATCAAAGCTCACAACAATTTCGGAATTATCTTATTAGTGAGCAGATTGATGTCAGCAGAATCCGTATTGCTGAAGGTCCAATGGCAAGGAATTTTATCAAACTTGATTCATCAGGAGATCGGTCTTTTGTAGGAAACAATGGAGATAATGTAGTTCAAAAGATGCTCAGACTACAATTAAATGAGCAGGATATTTCTCTTATCAGACAATATGATGTACTACATACAAGTTTTCATAGTGAAATTGATGAGATTATTCCTAAAAGTTTGGGTAACATTTCAATCTCGCTAGATTTCTCTGATGCTTACGACCAAAAGGCATTACAAAAATATTGTCCTGGAATTGATTTTGTATTTCTTTCTGCAGGAAAATTCAATGAGAGGTATACCGATGATTGTATTGAAACTGCTCTGGAAAGTGGTGCAAAAATGGTAATCCTTACGCAAGGAGTAAGAGGATCAACCATCATTACCAAGAAGAAGAAGCATATTGAGCCGGCAACTTCTATTAAAACAGTTGACACACTAGGTGCTGGTGATGCTTACATCGCAGGATACCTTGAGGCCTATTACACAAGCGAAGGAAACATTCAAGTTGCTGCTAGAATGGCTAGTGAATTTGCTGCCAGAAACTGTTTACACAATGGAGCTTCAGGCGTTTTTTTTCCTAGTTAA
- a CDS encoding carbohydrate ABC transporter permease gives MTTIKKRGFPLNLLILFSVSILYLIPFIYALYTSLLSKADIGSFAPPSRWVLENYWYVIDAGLLVWYRNSIIMTVGIIIGNVVINTLAGYALARIKFPGKNIIFFIIIGTMMISGQITIVPIYIMCVNLDWINTYKALIIPFLTNGMLTFFMRQYFLSIPIELEESARIDGLGRFGMFARIIIPISKMSIATQIIFLFREWWNQLLWPVTLTNKLDMYVITVGLNSLKGQYYEWMNISMTGVVCAILPIIIVFVFLQKQFTQSLALVGIKG, from the coding sequence ATGACAACTATTAAAAAACGAGGATTCCCTCTCAACCTTCTCATACTTTTTAGTGTTTCCATCTTGTATTTAATACCATTCATTTATGCTTTATACACATCACTGTTGAGCAAAGCTGATATTGGTTCATTTGCTCCTCCCTCTCGGTGGGTGCTTGAGAACTACTGGTATGTAATCGATGCTGGACTTCTAGTTTGGTATCGGAATAGCATAATTATGACAGTAGGAATCATCATCGGTAACGTAGTAATCAATACATTAGCGGGATATGCCTTAGCTAGAATTAAATTTCCAGGAAAGAACATTATTTTCTTTATCATTATTGGAACCATGATGATTTCTGGGCAGATTACTATAGTTCCAATCTATATAATGTGTGTAAATCTTGATTGGATTAATACGTACAAAGCTCTCATAATTCCATTTCTTACGAATGGAATGCTCACATTTTTCATGCGGCAATACTTTCTTTCAATTCCTATTGAATTGGAAGAGTCAGCACGAATTGATGGACTAGGACGTTTTGGGATGTTCGCTCGAATAATTATACCAATTTCCAAAATGTCAATTGCGACACAAATAATTTTTCTTTTCAGAGAATGGTGGAATCAGTTGTTATGGCCGGTAACACTTACCAACAAATTAGATATGTATGTTATCACCGTAGGATTAAATTCACTGAAAGGCCAGTATTATGAATGGATGAATATTTCAATGACTGGTGTAGTATGTGCAATACTACCGATAATCATCGTATTCGTATTTCTCCAAAAACAATTTACACAAAGTCTTGCTTTGGTTGGGATTAAAGGATAA